From one Streptomyces sp. NBC_00539 genomic stretch:
- a CDS encoding transcriptional regulator has product MKRRKLFTLAAATAGFAVLPGIAQAREGIETGLDAGGAGDLAYLEGAFERHRGGYNGRAPDAVLGEMREDLALLAAVLRRPHPARDRTDLARTAAGISGLVAIVQHDRGDQADAHRWFATAEKAARESGDRRMTAWVLGRHAMVGLNYGAPGQAARIAAQARREAGGRPSGAAALAAAVNARALAAVGDLAGARRAVDDVRTLAEQLDGPESADTWFGYPAQKHAVHLSQAYTLLGDTRAAYRAQDDALALTTSPSVMTRALIAMDTAACLRVDGDPGAAAAMAAAVYNRLPPAYRTGLVHSRAQLLHEAAHFVPPWRSRRDRHPFPRGDHEDRCGQ; this is encoded by the coding sequence GTGAAGCGACGCAAGCTGTTCACCCTGGCGGCGGCCACGGCGGGGTTCGCCGTGCTGCCCGGCATCGCGCAGGCCCGGGAGGGCATCGAAACCGGCCTGGACGCCGGCGGCGCCGGGGACCTCGCCTACCTGGAAGGCGCGTTCGAGCGGCACCGGGGCGGCTACAACGGGCGGGCTCCCGATGCCGTCCTCGGGGAGATGCGGGAGGACCTGGCGCTCCTCGCCGCCGTCCTGCGCCGGCCTCACCCCGCGCGGGACCGTACCGACCTGGCGCGTACAGCCGCCGGGATCTCCGGCCTGGTGGCCATCGTCCAGCATGACCGCGGCGATCAGGCCGACGCGCACCGCTGGTTCGCCACCGCAGAGAAAGCGGCCCGCGAGTCCGGGGACCGGCGGATGACGGCCTGGGTCCTGGGCCGTCACGCCATGGTCGGCCTGAACTACGGCGCCCCGGGACAGGCCGCCCGCATCGCCGCGCAGGCCCGCCGGGAAGCCGGCGGCCGCCCCTCCGGCGCGGCCGCGCTCGCGGCCGCCGTCAACGCCCGCGCCCTCGCCGCCGTCGGCGACCTGGCTGGCGCCCGCCGGGCAGTGGACGACGTCCGCACCCTGGCCGAACAGCTGGACGGCCCCGAGTCAGCGGACACCTGGTTCGGATACCCGGCCCAGAAGCACGCGGTGCACCTCTCCCAGGCGTACACGCTGCTCGGCGACACCCGCGCCGCCTACCGGGCGCAAGACGACGCCCTGGCCCTGACCACCTCGCCATCGGTGATGACCCGCGCCCTGATCGCCATGGACACCGCCGCCTGCCTGCGCGTCGACGGAGACCCGGGCGCAGCCGCCGCGATGGCAGCGGCCGTCTACAACCGGCTGCCACCCGCTTACCGGACCGGCCTGGTGCACTCCCGCGCCCAACTGCTGCATGAAGCGGCCCACTTCGTCCCGCCCTGGCGGTCACGTCGTGATCGTCACCCGTTCCCCCGAGGAGATCACGAAGACCGCTGCGGGCAGTAA
- a CDS encoding nucleoside triphosphate pyrophosphohydrolase, translating to MLTEGKLVRDRIPQIIRADGAEPEVYVADPAEYRQRLRAKLAEEVAEYMEADETDAPEELADVLEVAFALAADLGVDSDQLEKLRASKAEQRGGFSERIVWTGNR from the coding sequence GTGCTCACCGAAGGTAAGCTGGTACGGGACCGGATTCCTCAGATCATCCGCGCCGACGGGGCCGAACCGGAGGTCTACGTGGCCGACCCGGCCGAGTACCGCCAGCGCCTTCGCGCCAAGCTGGCCGAGGAAGTCGCGGAGTATATGGAGGCGGACGAGACGGATGCCCCCGAGGAGCTCGCGGACGTCCTCGAGGTCGCCTTCGCGCTCGCCGCGGACCTCGGTGTCGATTCCGATCAGCTGGAGAAACTCCGCGCTTCCAAGGCCGAGCAGCGGGGAGGCTTTTCGGAGCGCATTGTCTGGACTGGCAACCGCTGA
- a CDS encoding JmjC domain-containing protein → MGRPERPGRPTPPRRPAPAPVQRRGAGPAVRVPAHLDHKRSEVRHRVEPSGLHQQISAGASLVLDAVDKLHPGVQALAEALERHFRTDVQANLYASWHPTEAFGIHWDDHDTVIFQLEGAKRWNLYGATRTDPLRLDVEAPEKPTGPPLAKVILQAGDMLYVPRGWWHAVAATQGRSLHLTCGLTPVTGHHLLLWLAGQLLHSPTLRAGVPIVAGPAERTAYAEQLRKEVSEALHPHIVSEFAASLDARDPGRPAPSLPYIDDVPADPGLVLALTTARAALEAADEAVVLRAAGHEWELHPSVRPALEALVSGARLTLGELADRSGLTVEQVAALATELVSKDAAAVSQPR, encoded by the coding sequence GTGGGACGACCTGAACGACCTGGTCGCCCGACACCGCCTCGACGCCCCGCGCCTGCGCCTGTTCAACGACGGGGAGCAGGTCCCGCCGTACGAGTACCTGCACACCTCGATCACAAGCGCTCCGAAGTCCGCCACCGCGTCGAGCCCTCCGGCCTCCACCAACAGATCAGCGCCGGCGCCTCCCTGGTCCTGGACGCCGTCGACAAGCTCCACCCCGGCGTCCAGGCCCTGGCCGAGGCGCTGGAGCGGCACTTTCGTACCGACGTCCAGGCCAACCTGTACGCCTCCTGGCACCCCACCGAAGCCTTCGGTATCCACTGGGACGACCACGACACGGTGATCTTCCAGCTCGAAGGCGCGAAGCGCTGGAACCTGTACGGAGCCACCCGCACAGACCCGCTCCGCCTGGACGTCGAAGCCCCCGAGAAGCCCACCGGGCCGCCGCTCGCCAAAGTGATTCTGCAGGCCGGGGACATGCTCTATGTACCGCGGGGCTGGTGGCACGCGGTGGCTGCCACGCAGGGCCGCTCCCTGCACCTGACATGCGGGCTGACCCCAGTGACCGGCCACCACCTCCTGCTGTGGCTGGCCGGGCAGCTCCTCCACTCCCCCACCCTGCGGGCGGGCGTGCCCATCGTGGCCGGCCCCGCCGAGCGCACCGCGTACGCCGAGCAGCTACGCAAGGAGGTGTCCGAAGCCCTCCACCCGCACATCGTCTCGGAGTTCGCCGCCTCCCTGGACGCCCGCGACCCCGGCCGCCCGGCCCCCTCCCTCCCGTACATCGACGACGTCCCAGCCGACCCCGGGCTGGTCCTGGCCCTCACCACCGCCCGGGCCGCGCTGGAGGCAGCCGACGAGGCCGTCGTACTGCGCGCCGCCGGACACGAATGGGAGCTCCACCCATCCGTGCGCCCCGCGCTGGAGGCCCTGGTCTCCGGCGCCCGCCTGACCCTCGGAGAACTGGCCGACCGCTCCGGCCTCACCGTGGAACAGGTCGCGGCCCTCGCCACCGAGCTGGTATCCAAGGACGCGGCCGCCGTCTCCCAGCCGAGGTAG